In Chlorocebus sabaeus isolate Y175 chromosome 11, mChlSab1.0.hap1, whole genome shotgun sequence, one DNA window encodes the following:
- the LOC103238187 gene encoding heterogeneous nuclear ribonucleoprotein A3: MRDSQTKRSRGFGFVTYSCVEEVDAAMCAGPHKVDRRVVEPKRAVSREDAVKPGAHLTVKKIFVGGIKEDTEEKNLRDYFEKYGKIETIEVMEDRQNGKKREFAFVTFYDHDTVDKIVQKYHTINGHNCEVKKAFSKQEMQSAGSQRGCGGGSGNFMGRGGNFGGGGGNFGRGGNSGGRRGYGGGGGGSRGSYGGGDGGYNGFGGDGGNYGGGPGYSSRGGYGGGGPGNGNQGGGYGGGGGGYDGYNEGGNFGGGNYGGGGNYNDSGNYSGQQQSNYGPMKGGSFGGRSSGSPYGSGYGSGGGSGGYGSRRF; the protein is encoded by the coding sequence ATGAGAGACTCCCAAACAAAACGTTCCAGGGGCTTTGGTTTTGTGACTTATTCTTGTGTTGAAGAGGTGGATGCAGCAATGTGTGCTGGACCACACAAGGTTGATAGGCGTGTAGTGGAACCAAAGAGAGCTGTTTCTAGAGAGGATGCTGTAAAGCCTGGTGCCCATCTAACAGTGAAGAAAATTTTTGTTGGTGGTATTAAAgaagatacagaagaaaaaaatttgagaGACTACTTTGAAAAGTATGGCAAGATTGAAACCATAGAAGTTATGGAAGACAGGCAGaatggaaaaaagagagaatttgctTTTGTAACTTTTTATGATCATGATACAGTTGATAAAATTGTTCAGAAATACCACACTATTAATGGGCATAATTGTGAAGTGAAAAAGGCCTTTTCTAAACAAGAGATGCAGTCTGCTGGATCACAGAGAGGTTGTGGAGGTGGATCTGGCAATTTTATGGGTCGCGGAGGAAActttggaggtggtggaggtaATTTTGGCCGTGGTGGAAACTCTGGTGGAAGAAGAGGctatggtggtggaggtggtggcagcagaggtagttatggaggaggtgatggtggaTATAATGGATTTGGAGGTGATGGTGGCAACTATGGCGGTGGCCCTGGTTACAGTAGTAGAGGGGGCTATGGTGGTGGTGGACCAGGAAATGGAAACCAAGGTGGTGGATATGGTGGCGGTGGTGGAGGATATGATGGTTACAATGAAGGAGGAAATTTTGGCGGTGGTAACTATGGTGGTGGTGGGAACTATAATGATTCTGGAAATTATAGTGGACAACAGCAATCAAATTATGGACCCATGAAAGGGGGCAGTTTTGGTGGAAGAAGCTCGGGCAGTCCCTATGGTAGTGGTTATGGATCTGGTGGTGGAAGTGGTGGATATGGTAGCAGAAGGTTCTAA